A part of Streptomyces sp. NBC_01210 genomic DNA contains:
- a CDS encoding inorganic phosphate transporter, with translation MDTFALIVTIGVALGFTYTNGFHDSANAIATSVSTRALTPRAALAMAAVMNLAGAFLGQGVAKTVSEGIIETPQGPRGMGILFAALLGAIVWNLVTWYFGLPSSSSHALFGGMVGAALAGGTEVIWSGVLEKIVIPMLVSPFVGLVVGYLVMVAIMWMFRRSNPSKAKRGFRIAQTVSAAGMALGHGLQDAQKTMGIVVMALVIADVEDQGDAIPVWVKIACAMMLSLGTYAGGWRIMRTLGRKIIELDPPQGFAAETTGASIMFGSAFLFQAPISTTHVITSAIMGVGATKRVNAVRWGVAKNIVLGWFITMPAAAAVAALSYGVVYLIFG, from the coding sequence GTGGACACCTTTGCGCTGATCGTGACCATTGGTGTCGCGCTCGGATTCACGTACACCAATGGCTTTCACGACTCGGCGAACGCGATCGCGACCTCGGTCTCCACGCGGGCGCTGACGCCGCGTGCGGCGCTGGCGATGGCCGCGGTGATGAACCTTGCCGGTGCGTTCCTCGGCCAGGGCGTCGCCAAGACCGTCAGCGAGGGGATCATCGAGACGCCCCAGGGCCCGCGCGGCATGGGCATTCTCTTCGCGGCGCTGCTCGGCGCGATCGTCTGGAACCTGGTCACCTGGTACTTCGGTCTGCCGTCGTCCTCTTCCCATGCGCTGTTCGGCGGCATGGTGGGCGCGGCGCTGGCCGGCGGGACCGAGGTCATCTGGAGCGGCGTGCTCGAGAAGATCGTCATCCCGATGCTTGTCTCGCCCTTCGTCGGTCTGGTCGTCGGCTATCTGGTGATGGTCGCGATCATGTGGATGTTCCGTAGGTCCAACCCGTCCAAGGCCAAGCGCGGTTTCCGGATAGCGCAGACGGTCTCGGCGGCCGGCATGGCGCTCGGTCATGGTCTGCAGGACGCGCAGAAGACGATGGGCATCGTGGTGATGGCGCTGGTCATCGCCGACGTTGAGGACCAGGGCGACGCGATCCCGGTCTGGGTGAAGATCGCCTGCGCGATGATGCTCTCGCTCGGTACGTACGCGGGCGGCTGGCGCATCATGCGGACGCTCGGCCGCAAGATCATCGAGCTGGACCCGCCGCAGGGCTTCGCGGCCGAGACGACCGGTGCGTCGATCATGTTCGGCTCGGCGTTCCTCTTCCAGGCGCCGATCTCGACCACGCATGTGATCACCTCGGCGATCATGGGTGTGGGTGCGACAAAGCGGGTCAACGCGGTCCGCTGGGGTGTTGCCAAGAACATCGTTCTGGGCTGGTTCATCACCATGCCGGCGGCGGCGGCGGTCGCTGCGTTGAGCTATGGCGTGGTCTACCTGATCTTCGGCTGA
- the pstS gene encoding phosphate ABC transporter substrate-binding protein PstS yields the protein MKLQRKNGLRATALGAIAVTGALVLTACGSDDNAGGTGGTGEQTNAASNIKCDGAKGKLLASGSSAQKNAMDLWVKNYMAGCKGVEINYKASSSGEGIIAFNQGTVGFAGSDSALKPEEVTESKKICKGGQGINLPMVGGPIAIGYNVPGVDNLTLDASTIAKIFNGKIKNWNDPAIAALNKGAKLPDKAIQAFHRSEDSGTTANLGKYLGATAKADWPYEAEKKWPAPGGQAASGSAGVAAQVKQAEGSIGYFELSYATSQSIPTVKINTGAAAPVEASSENASKAIAAAKIKGTGKDLALGLDYTTKADGAYPIVLVTYEVVCDTGNKADTLGTVKSFLTYTAGDEGQKLLSGAGYAPIPAEINTKVRETVAGLK from the coding sequence GTGAAGCTTCAGCGCAAGAACGGGCTTCGCGCCACCGCGCTCGGTGCCATCGCCGTGACCGGCGCCCTGGTTCTCACGGCGTGTGGCTCGGACGACAACGCAGGCGGCACCGGCGGCACGGGCGAGCAGACCAACGCGGCGTCGAACATCAAGTGCGACGGCGCCAAGGGCAAGCTCCTGGCTTCCGGTTCCAGCGCGCAGAAGAACGCCATGGACCTGTGGGTCAAGAACTACATGGCCGGCTGCAAGGGCGTGGAGATCAACTACAAGGCCTCCTCGTCCGGTGAGGGCATCATCGCCTTCAACCAGGGCACCGTCGGCTTCGCCGGCTCCGACTCGGCGCTCAAGCCCGAAGAGGTCACCGAGTCCAAGAAGATCTGCAAGGGCGGCCAGGGCATCAACCTGCCCATGGTCGGCGGCCCGATCGCCATCGGCTACAACGTGCCGGGCGTCGACAACCTGACCCTGGACGCCTCGACGATCGCCAAGATCTTCAACGGCAAGATCAAGAACTGGAACGACCCGGCGATCGCCGCCCTGAACAAGGGTGCCAAGCTCCCGGACAAGGCGATCCAGGCCTTCCACCGCTCCGAGGACTCCGGCACCACGGCGAACCTCGGCAAGTACCTCGGCGCCACCGCCAAGGCCGACTGGCCCTACGAGGCCGAGAAGAAGTGGCCGGCCCCGGGCGGCCAGGCCGCCTCCGGCTCCGCCGGTGTCGCCGCGCAGGTCAAGCAGGCCGAGGGCTCGATCGGCTACTTCGAGCTCTCGTACGCGACCTCGCAGTCCATCCCGACCGTCAAGATCAACACGGGTGCTGCCGCCCCGGTCGAGGCCAGCTCCGAGAACGCCTCCAAGGCGATCGCCGCCGCCAAGATCAAGGGCACCGGCAAGGACCTGGCCCTCGGTCTCGACTACACCACCAAGGCCGACGGCGCCTACCCGATCGTCCTGGTGACCTACGAGGTCGTCTGCGACACCGGCAACAAGGCCGACACCCTGGGCACGGTCAAGTCCTTCCTGACCTACACCGCCGGCGACGAGGGCCAGAAGCTCCTCTCCGGCGCCGGCTACGCCCCGATCCCGGCCGAGATCAACACCAAGGTCCGCGAGACCGTCGCGGGTCTGAAGTAA
- the pstC gene encoding phosphate ABC transporter permease subunit PstC, which yields MASTTPIDSPPPTPAPPVNRRRGTSTGRVGDKVFLGLSRGSGILLLVIMASIAAFLTYRATLALSKDEGNFLTTFDWNPAGNPPVFGIAVLLFGTVVSSIIAMVIAVPVAVGIALFISHYAPRRLAAPLAYVVDLLAAVPSIIYGIWGALFLVPYMEGLNLWLDEFFGWTYIFEKTEVGVARSLFTVGVLLAIMILPIVTSVSREVFLQVPRMNEEAALALGATRWEVIRLSVLPFGRSGVISASMLGLGRALGETMAVATVLSPSFLISFHLLNPGGGTFAQNIAAKFDEANELGRDALIASGLVLFILTLLVNGAARLIIARRKEYSGANA from the coding sequence ATGGCTTCCACTACACCGATAGATTCCCCTCCCCCAACGCCGGCTCCGCCGGTCAACAGGAGGCGCGGAACGTCCACCGGCCGCGTCGGCGACAAGGTCTTTCTCGGCCTGTCCCGCGGTTCGGGCATCCTGCTCCTGGTGATCATGGCGTCGATCGCCGCGTTCCTCACCTACCGCGCGACGCTTGCCCTCTCGAAGGACGAGGGCAACTTCCTCACCACCTTCGACTGGAACCCGGCGGGCAACCCGCCGGTATTCGGCATTGCGGTCCTGCTCTTCGGCACGGTCGTCAGCTCGATCATCGCGATGGTGATCGCCGTACCGGTCGCCGTCGGCATCGCGCTGTTCATCTCGCACTACGCGCCACGTCGCCTCGCCGCCCCCCTCGCCTACGTCGTGGATCTGCTGGCCGCCGTGCCGTCGATCATCTACGGAATCTGGGGCGCCCTCTTCCTCGTCCCGTACATGGAGGGCCTCAACCTCTGGCTGGACGAGTTCTTCGGCTGGACGTACATCTTCGAGAAGACCGAAGTCGGCGTCGCCCGCTCGCTGTTCACCGTGGGCGTGCTGCTGGCGATCATGATCCTGCCGATCGTGACCAGCGTCAGCCGCGAGGTCTTCCTGCAGGTCCCGCGTATGAACGAAGAGGCCGCGCTCGCCCTCGGCGCCACCCGCTGGGAAGTCATCCGGCTCTCGGTGCTCCCCTTCGGCCGCTCGGGCGTGATCTCCGCCTCGATGCTGGGCCTGGGCCGCGCGCTCGGCGAGACGATGGCCGTCGCCACGGTCCTCTCTCCAAGCTTCCTGATCTCTTTCCATCTGCTCAATCCGGGCGGCGGAACCTTCGCCCAGAACATCGCAGCGAAGTTCGACGAGGCCAATGAGCTCGGGCGCGACGCCCTGATCGCCTCCGGTCTGGTCCTCTTCATCCTCACACTGCTGGTCAACGGCGCGGCCCGCCTGATCATCGCGCGCCGCAAGGAGTACTCGGGGGCCAACGCATGA
- the pstA gene encoding phosphate ABC transporter permease PstA has product MSQAAIKDRPTPTPPSRRGSLSGRSLPRWAPAGFAVVSIALGVGIGMGAGWESRVQWGLISALLFVSISYVVTTAVENKRQAKDRLATSLVWVCFILAVIPLFSLIWVTISRGVKVLNGYFLSHSMAGVPGFEAGGGVYHAIIGTLEQVGLATAISVPIGLLTAVYLVEYGKGALAKAVTFFVDVMTGIPSIVAGLFILSIMLILELQPSGLMGALALSILMIPVVVRSTEEMLKLVPNELREASLALGVPKYRTILKVVIPTALGGITTGVMLAIARIAGETAPIMLLVFGSQLINTNPFEGAQSSLPFYVWEQYRVGSEASYDRAWAAALVLIAFVMILNLVARGIARWKAPKTGR; this is encoded by the coding sequence ATGAGCCAGGCAGCCATCAAGGACAGGCCCACGCCGACCCCGCCCTCCCGCAGGGGAAGCCTCAGCGGCCGGTCGCTCCCCCGCTGGGCACCCGCAGGATTCGCGGTCGTCTCCATCGCGCTCGGCGTCGGCATCGGCATGGGGGCCGGCTGGGAGAGCCGCGTTCAGTGGGGCCTGATCTCGGCCCTGCTCTTCGTGAGCATCTCGTACGTGGTGACCACGGCCGTCGAGAACAAGCGCCAGGCCAAGGACCGTCTCGCCACCAGCCTCGTGTGGGTGTGCTTCATCCTCGCCGTGATCCCGCTGTTCTCGCTGATCTGGGTGACCATCAGCCGCGGTGTGAAGGTGCTCAACGGCTACTTCCTCAGCCACTCCATGGCCGGCGTCCCCGGCTTCGAGGCGGGCGGCGGCGTCTATCACGCCATCATCGGCACGCTGGAGCAGGTCGGCCTCGCCACCGCGATCTCGGTGCCGATCGGTCTGCTGACCGCGGTCTACCTGGTCGAGTACGGCAAGGGCGCGCTGGCCAAGGCCGTCACCTTCTTCGTCGACGTCATGACGGGTATCCCGTCGATCGTCGCGGGTCTGTTCATCCTCTCGATCATGCTCATCCTCGAGCTGCAGCCCTCCGGCCTGATGGGCGCGCTGGCGCTGTCGATCCTGATGATCCCGGTCGTGGTCCGCTCCACCGAGGAGATGCTCAAGCTCGTACCCAACGAGCTGCGCGAGGCCTCGCTGGCCCTCGGCGTACCGAAGTACCGAACGATCCTCAAGGTGGTTATCCCGACCGCGCTCGGCGGTATCACCACTGGTGTGATGCTCGCCATCGCACGTATCGCCGGTGAGACCGCCCCGATCATGCTGCTGGTCTTCGGCAGCCAGCTGATCAACACGAACCCGTTCGAAGGCGCCCAGTCCTCGCTCCCCTTCTACGTCTGGGAGCAGTACCGGGTCGGCAGCGAGGCGTCGTACGACCGCGCCTGGGCCGCCGCCCTGGTCCTGATCGCCTTCGTCATGATCCTCAATCTGGTGGCCCGGGGCATCGCCCGCTGGAAGGCCCCGAAGACCGGTCGCTGA
- the pstB gene encoding phosphate ABC transporter ATP-binding protein PstB, producing MAKRIDVSGLSAFYGSHKAIEDISMTVEPRSVTAFIGPSGCGKSTFLRTLNRMHEVTPGGRVEGKVLLDDENLYGSSVDPVAVRRTVGMVFQRPNPFPTMSIFDNVAAGLRLNGSYKKNQLADVVEKSLKGANLWNEVKDRLNKPGSSLSGGQQQRLCIARAIAVEPDVLLMDEPCSALDPISTLAIEDLIGELKERFTIVIVTHNMQQAARVSDRTAFFNLSAVGQPGKLIEIDETERIFANPSVQATEDYISGRFG from the coding sequence ATGGCCAAGCGCATCGACGTCAGCGGCCTCTCTGCCTTCTACGGCTCCCACAAGGCGATCGAGGACATCTCGATGACCGTGGAGCCCCGCTCCGTGACGGCCTTCATCGGCCCGTCCGGCTGCGGCAAGTCCACCTTCCTGCGCACCCTGAACCGGATGCACGAGGTCACTCCCGGTGGCCGCGTCGAGGGCAAGGTGCTGCTGGACGACGAGAACCTGTACGGCTCGAGCGTCGACCCGGTCGCCGTGCGCCGCACGGTCGGCATGGTCTTCCAGCGGCCGAACCCCTTTCCGACGATGTCGATCTTCGACAATGTCGCGGCGGGCCTGCGCCTGAACGGTTCGTACAAGAAGAACCAGCTGGCGGACGTCGTCGAGAAGTCCCTGAAGGGCGCCAACCTCTGGAACGAGGTCAAGGACCGCCTGAACAAGCCCGGCTCCAGTCTCTCCGGCGGCCAGCAGCAGCGTCTGTGCATCGCCCGCGCGATCGCGGTCGAGCCGGATGTGCTGCTGATGGACGAGCCGTGCTCGGCGCTCGACCCGATCTCGACCCTCGCGATCGAGGACCTGATCGGCGAGCTGAAGGAGCGCTTCACGATCGTCATCGTGACGCACAACATGCAGCAGGCGGCGCGGGTCTCGGACCGTACGGCGTTCTTCAACCTGTCGGCGGTCGGCCAGCCCGGCAAGCTCATCGAGATAGACGAGACCGAGCGGATCTTCGCCAACCCGTCGGTGCAGGCTACGGAGGACTACATCTCCGGCCGCTTCGGTTAG
- a CDS encoding DUF47 domain-containing protein: protein MRFRLTPRETSFYDMFAASADNIVTGSKLLMELLGADASARAEIAERMRAAEHAGDDATHAIFHQLNSSFITPFDREDIYKLASSLDDIMDFMEEAVDLVVLYQVEELPKGVEQQIEVLARAAELTAEAMPHLRTMDNLTEYWIEVNRLENQADQIHRKLLATLFNGKYDAIEVLKLKQIVDVLEEAADAFEHVANTVETIAVKES, encoded by the coding sequence GTGCGATTTCGTCTGACCCCCAGGGAGACGAGCTTCTATGACATGTTTGCCGCGTCCGCGGACAACATCGTCACGGGCTCGAAGCTCCTGATGGAACTGCTCGGTGCGGATGCCTCCGCCCGGGCCGAGATCGCGGAGCGGATGCGGGCAGCGGAGCATGCGGGGGACGACGCCACCCACGCGATCTTCCACCAGCTGAACTCCTCGTTCATCACGCCGTTCGACCGCGAGGACATCTACAAACTCGCTTCGTCGCTCGACGACATCATGGACTTCATGGAGGAGGCCGTCGACCTGGTCGTGCTCTACCAGGTCGAGGAGCTGCCCAAGGGTGTCGAGCAGCAGATCGAGGTACTGGCGCGGGCCGCGGAGCTGACCGCCGAGGCGATGCCGCATCTGCGGACCATGGACAACCTCACCGAGTACTGGATCGAGGTCAACCGCCTCGAGAACCAGGCCGACCAGATTCACCGCAAGCTCCTTGCGACGCTCTTCAACGGTAAGTACGACGCCATCGAGGTGCTCAAGCTCAAGCAGATCGTGGATGTGCTGGAAGAGGCCGCCGACGCCTTCGAGCATGTCGCGAACACCGTGGAGACCATTGCGGTCAAGGAGTCCTGA